A single window of Pseudomonadota bacterium DNA harbors:
- the rimI gene encoding ribosomal protein S18-alanine N-acetyltransferase: MSALLKPMIVSLRPMLERDVPEVIEIERQAYDFPWSKGVMVDCIRCGYISWVLEHEGLIGAYSFMTVAAGEAHLLNLCVKPRWQRRRFGRTLLEHVVEDARARGAETMFLEVRPSNGPARQLYARAGFKEIDLRPDYYPAHEGREDALMLALPLPTRGFP, translated from the coding sequence ATGAGCGCGCTGCTCAAGCCCATGATCGTCAGCTTGCGGCCCATGCTCGAGCGCGATGTGCCGGAAGTGATCGAGATCGAACGGCAGGCCTACGACTTCCCTTGGAGCAAGGGCGTGATGGTCGACTGCATTCGCTGCGGTTACATCTCCTGGGTGCTGGAACACGAAGGGCTCATCGGCGCCTATAGTTTCATGACCGTAGCGGCCGGCGAGGCGCATCTGTTGAACCTCTGTGTCAAACCGCGCTGGCAGCGTAGGCGATTCGGGCGCACGCTTCTGGAGCACGTGGTCGAGGACGCACGGGCGCGCGGCGCGGAGACGATGTTCCTGGAGGTTCGGCCCTCGAATGGGCCGGCGCGACAGCTTTACGCGCGCGCCGGCTTCAAGGAGATCGATCTGCGGCCGGATTACTATCCGGCCCATGAGGGCAGAGAAGATGCGTTGATG
- a CDS encoding uracil-DNA glycosylase, whose translation MLTRARYLEAMGIDVWRRRAAVREHQTAAPTADGNTVPAVTGMIWEELRRSVAECTRCQLHRGRTQTVFGVGDPHAEWLIIGEAPGAEEDRQGEPFVGRAGQLLTAMLLALGLKREQVFIANLLKCRPPNNRDPQPEEINCCAPFLERQIALVAPRIILAVGRIAGQNLLNTSTPIGKLRGQTFAYGERRIPLVVTYHPAYLLRSPREKRKVWQDLLFAKRLYRESMREVPA comes from the coding sequence ATGTTGACTCGGGCACGCTATCTCGAGGCGATGGGGATCGATGTCTGGCGGCGGCGCGCCGCGGTGCGTGAGCATCAAACCGCGGCGCCGACAGCGGACGGTAACACCGTCCCCGCGGTCACAGGAATGATCTGGGAGGAGTTGCGACGCTCGGTGGCCGAGTGCACGCGCTGCCAGCTCCACCGCGGGCGCACGCAAACGGTCTTTGGCGTCGGCGATCCGCACGCGGAGTGGCTCATCATCGGCGAGGCGCCGGGGGCCGAGGAAGACCGTCAGGGTGAGCCGTTCGTCGGCCGGGCGGGGCAATTGCTCACCGCCATGCTGTTGGCTCTTGGTCTCAAACGCGAGCAGGTCTTCATCGCCAATCTGTTGAAATGCCGGCCGCCGAATAATCGCGATCCGCAGCCTGAAGAGATCAACTGCTGTGCACCGTTCCTGGAACGCCAAATCGCGCTCGTGGCACCGAGAATCATCCTCGCCGTCGGCCGGATCGCGGGTCAAAATCTGCTGAATACCAGCACCCCGATCGGCAAACTGCGCGGCCAGACATTCGCGTACGGGGAGCGCCGGATCCCGTTGGTCGTGACCTATCATCCGGCGTATCTGCTGCGCTCCCCGCGTGAAAAGCGCAAGGTCTGGCAAGACTTATTATTCGCGAAGCGGCTGTATCGGGAATCGATGCGGGAGGTGCCGGCATGA